The following coding sequences lie in one Apium graveolens cultivar Ventura chromosome 1, ASM990537v1, whole genome shotgun sequence genomic window:
- the LOC141668859 gene encoding uncharacterized protein LOC141668859, whose protein sequence is MDALMSLFLQRHGNLADALVHQASMILKCSILMYYKNSRGRMYRKQGKMLTLVEYVVLLYRAFLLAPFWYRFFSNNEYGSLFSSLIAGLYLTFKLISIVEKVQYLFASLKAMLRTEIQYGTYATSEKKASIEFQCAGG, encoded by the exons ATGGATGCCCTCATGTCACTATTCCTCCAAAGACATGGGAATCTTGCAG ATGCATTGGTTCATCAGGCATCAATGATTCTTAAGTGTAGTATATTGATGTACTACAAAAATAGCAGGGGTAGAATGTACCGTAAGCAG GGAAAAATGTTAACTTTAGTCGAGTATGTTGTACTGCTATACCGTGCTTTCCTTCTGGCTCCATTTTGGTATCGTTTCTTTTCGAACAATGAATATGGAAGCCTCTTTTCATCTCTAATTGCGGGGTTGTACTTGACTTTTAAGCTCATATCTATCGTTGAGAAG GTTCAATATCTCTTTGCTTCTTTAAAGGCTATGCTTCGCACAGAGATTCAGTATGGAACTTATGCTACATCGGAGAAG AAAGCCTCTATAGAGTTTCAATGTGCTGGTGGTTGA